The following coding sequences lie in one Sphingomonas sp. M1-B02 genomic window:
- a CDS encoding MerR family transcriptional regulator — protein MAASEKAAGALRTIGELALDIGRPQHILRYWETRFPQLRPLTRAGNRRYYRPEDVALVQRIHQLLSSEGYTIRGVQRLLASEKSPRAPAVRKDGDALRKVRDALIDALEEDEPKGGPGPG, from the coding sequence ATGGCGGCCTCCGAGAAGGCCGCTGGCGCTCTACGCACGATCGGCGAGCTTGCGCTCGATATCGGCCGACCGCAGCATATCCTGCGCTATTGGGAGACGAGATTCCCCCAGCTTCGTCCACTCACGCGCGCAGGCAATCGCCGCTATTATAGGCCCGAGGATGTCGCGCTGGTTCAGCGCATCCACCAATTACTGTCGAGCGAAGGCTATACGATCCGCGGCGTCCAGCGGCTACTGGCATCGGAGAAGAGCCCGCGCGCGCCGGCTGTGCGCAAGGATGGCGACGCGCTTCGCAAAGTTCGCGACGCCCTGATCGACGCGCTGGAGGAGGACGAGCCTAAGGGTGGTCCGGGCCCAGGCTAG
- a CDS encoding integration host factor subunit alpha has translation MPAAGTLTRADLAESLHREVGLSRADAARLVEQILTHMCESLSKGDNVKISGFGSFILRDKGERVGRNPKTGVEVPIAPRRVLTFRASQMMRDRIVAGN, from the coding sequence ATGCCGGCTGCGGGCACGCTGACCAGGGCAGACTTGGCCGAATCGCTGCATCGCGAGGTCGGGCTGTCGCGCGCCGACGCCGCGCGGCTGGTCGAGCAGATCCTCACCCACATGTGCGAGTCGCTCTCCAAGGGTGACAATGTCAAGATTTCGGGGTTCGGCAGCTTCATTCTTCGCGACAAGGGCGAACGGGTCGGGCGCAATCCCAAGACCGGGGTCGAAGTGCCGATCGCACCGCGCCGCGTCCTCACCTTCCGGGCCAGCCAGATGATGCGCGACCGCATCGTGGCGGGCAACTGA
- the plsX gene encoding phosphate acyltransferase PlsX → MTTPKRIAVDAMGGDEGIAVMLAGASRARRRFEGMEFILVGDEAQIRAGLEKHPNLTAASEIVHAAGVVAPDEKPSQAIRRAKTTSMGIAIDLVKKGRAGAAVSSGNTGALMAMAKLSLRTMPGIDRPALAALLPTLGENDTVMLDLGANTEVDKRNLVQFAVMGAAYARTALDLGNPRVALLNIGTEELKGTDNIREAAAELRAAKHLRLNFVGFVEGNKLSRGDVDVIVCDGFSGNIALKTIEGTARFVADLLKRAFTSSTRSKIGFLISRPATELLRHHLDPNNHNGAIFLGLNGIVVKSHGSANEIGVDTAIGFAAKMLRDDLNRRIAEDLGNFEATQRSAAKPMQETSSAA, encoded by the coding sequence ATGACTACCCCCAAGCGAATCGCCGTCGATGCAATGGGCGGCGACGAGGGGATCGCAGTCATGCTCGCGGGCGCGTCGCGCGCACGACGTCGCTTCGAGGGAATGGAATTCATTCTCGTCGGTGACGAGGCTCAGATTCGCGCCGGCCTCGAAAAGCATCCCAACCTGACTGCCGCTTCGGAGATCGTCCACGCGGCCGGCGTCGTCGCGCCCGACGAAAAGCCCAGCCAGGCGATTCGCCGCGCCAAGACCACGTCGATGGGAATCGCGATCGACCTGGTCAAGAAGGGCCGCGCCGGCGCTGCGGTTTCCTCCGGCAATACCGGCGCGCTGATGGCGATGGCCAAGCTTTCGCTGCGTACCATGCCTGGCATCGATCGACCCGCGCTCGCCGCCTTGCTGCCGACGCTCGGCGAAAACGACACGGTGATGCTCGATCTCGGAGCCAACACCGAAGTCGACAAGCGCAACCTCGTCCAGTTCGCCGTGATGGGTGCCGCTTATGCGCGCACCGCGCTGGACCTCGGCAATCCGCGAGTCGCCTTGCTCAACATCGGCACCGAAGAACTCAAGGGCACCGACAATATCCGCGAGGCTGCCGCCGAGCTGCGCGCCGCCAAGCATTTGCGCCTGAATTTCGTCGGTTTCGTCGAGGGCAACAAGCTCTCGCGCGGTGATGTCGACGTGATCGTCTGCGATGGCTTCTCAGGCAACATCGCTCTCAAGACGATAGAAGGCACCGCGCGTTTCGTCGCCGACCTGCTCAAGCGTGCCTTCACCAGCTCAACGCGCTCGAAGATCGGATTCCTGATCTCCAGGCCGGCGACCGAATTGCTCCGCCACCATCTCGATCCCAACAATCACAATGGCGCGATCTTCCTCGGGCTCAACGGCATCGTCGTGAAGAGCCATGGCAGCGCGAATGAAATTGGGGTCGATACTGCGATCGGCTTTGCAGCCAAGATGCTGCGCGACGACCTCAACCGGCGGATCGCAGAGGATCTGGGAAATTTCGAAGCGACGCAGCGCTCCGCTGCGAAGCCCATGCAGGAAACGAGTAGCGCAGCGTGA
- a CDS encoding pyridoxal phosphate-dependent aminotransferase has translation MKTSAALQRIQPSATLAVTSRVLELKRQGIDVIGLGAGEPDFDTPDFVKDAAIEAIRQNKTRYTNVDGTPELKAAIVAKFARENGLTYAENQISVNSGGKHTLFNAFCATIDPGDEVIVPAPYWVSYPDVVEFAGGTPIFVAAGADQGYKLRPEQLEAAITANTKWVVLNSPSNPTGAAYSEAELKALGDVLERHPHVLIYADDMYEHILYDGFEFRTIAQVCPSLYDRTLTANGVSKAYAMTGWRIGYAGGPAPLIKAMSKLQSQSTSNPCSISQAASVAALNGDQSFLKARTAAFQGRRDLVVSMLNAIDGMTCPTPEGAFYVYPEFAGLIGKRTPKGLVIDSDETMIGYLLDEAKVAAVHGAAFGFSPAMRISYATSDALLTEACTRIQAACAALR, from the coding sequence ATGAAGACCTCCGCCGCGCTCCAGCGCATCCAGCCGTCCGCCACGCTCGCGGTCACGAGCCGCGTGCTCGAGCTGAAGCGGCAGGGAATCGACGTGATCGGTCTGGGCGCCGGCGAGCCCGATTTCGACACGCCCGATTTCGTCAAGGACGCCGCGATCGAGGCGATCCGGCAGAACAAGACCCGCTACACCAATGTCGACGGCACGCCCGAGCTCAAGGCGGCGATCGTCGCCAAGTTCGCGCGCGAAAACGGCCTGACCTATGCCGAGAACCAGATCAGCGTGAACTCCGGCGGCAAGCATACGCTGTTCAATGCCTTTTGTGCGACGATCGATCCGGGCGACGAGGTCATCGTCCCCGCACCTTATTGGGTGAGTTATCCCGACGTCGTCGAGTTTGCCGGGGGCACTCCGATATTCGTCGCCGCGGGGGCGGATCAGGGCTACAAGCTGCGCCCCGAGCAGCTCGAGGCTGCGATCACCGCCAACACCAAATGGGTCGTGCTCAACTCGCCTTCGAACCCAACCGGCGCGGCCTATAGCGAGGCTGAGCTCAAGGCGCTGGGCGACGTGCTTGAGCGGCACCCGCATGTGCTGATCTATGCCGACGATATGTACGAGCATATCCTCTATGACGGCTTCGAATTCCGCACCATCGCCCAGGTCTGTCCGTCGCTCTACGATCGCACCCTCACTGCGAACGGCGTGTCGAAGGCCTATGCGATGACCGGCTGGCGGATCGGCTATGCCGGCGGGCCGGCGCCGCTGATCAAGGCGATGAGCAAGCTCCAGTCGCAGTCGACGTCGAACCCGTGCAGCATCAGCCAGGCGGCGTCGGTCGCGGCGCTGAACGGCGACCAGTCCTTCCTCAAGGCGCGCACCGCTGCCTTCCAGGGCCGCCGCGATCTGGTGGTCTCGATGCTCAACGCGATCGACGGAATGACCTGCCCGACTCCCGAAGGCGCCTTCTACGTCTATCCCGAATTTGCCGGGCTGATCGGCAAGCGCACGCCCAAGGGGCTGGTGATCGACAGCGACGAGACGATGATCGGCTATCTGCTCGACGAGGCCAAGGTCGCGGCGGTGCATGGCGCCGCCTTCGGCTTCTCGCCGGCGATGCGGATCAGCTATGCGACGTCGGACGCGCTGCTGACCGAAGCCTGCACGCGGATCCAGGCTGCCTGCGCCGCCTTGCGCTAG
- a CDS encoding DUF1489 family protein, protein MPLHLTKVAFGCDSIEFLQERLALRAAHEPAFLTTRYLPKRHAEIAGEGITGGSLFWIIKHRLVGRSPITGFGEAEGGKVAIFLEPRLILVQAVPKRAHQGWRYLEGENAPVDLGEASEGVSELPPQLVGELAAMGLI, encoded by the coding sequence GTGCCGCTTCATTTGACCAAGGTCGCCTTTGGCTGCGACAGTATCGAGTTTCTGCAGGAGCGGCTGGCATTGCGCGCGGCGCACGAGCCTGCGTTCCTGACTACGCGCTATCTGCCCAAGCGCCACGCCGAGATTGCGGGAGAAGGTATTACGGGCGGCTCGCTCTTCTGGATCATCAAGCACAGGCTGGTCGGGCGATCGCCGATCACCGGGTTCGGCGAGGCCGAGGGCGGCAAGGTGGCGATATTTCTCGAGCCGCGGCTGATCCTGGTCCAGGCGGTGCCCAAGCGTGCGCATCAGGGCTGGCGCTATCTGGAGGGGGAGAATGCGCCGGTCGACTTGGGCGAGGCCAGCGAAGGCGTATCCGAACTGCCTCCCCAGCTGGTGGGCGAGCTCGCGGCGATGGGGCTGATCTAG
- the mgtE gene encoding magnesium transporter, with amino-acid sequence MSETELAPQEMPPESELDEDDRLKPEFVSAVLDAVAAGDNETARMRVAPLHPADIADLVELTPGEQRPALVSAIADLIDGDVLAEMNDWVRETLVDALTATQVADLASELDTDDAVAIIEDMDADDQREVLRALDPDDRAAIEEALSYPEESAGRMMQRELIAVPEHWTVGDVLDYLRADEELTTDFWEIFVVDPAHHPVGTCALSWILRTPRVVSMADVMKREQTLIPVDMDQEEVALRFQKYALISAAVVDPNGRLVGMITVDDVVHIISEEAGEDALLLSGAGEGDINEPVFDSYKSRVRWLIANLFTALVASSIIAFFGAAIEQMVALAILMPIVASIGGNAGTQTMAIAVRALATNQLTQTNTLRTIRREILVALANGTTIAVLLGLGAGLWFANPQLGAVIATAIVVNVLVAGLAGVLVPVMLERLNQDPAVASTVFVTMITDSMGFLVFLGLAVATGLAG; translated from the coding sequence ATGAGCGAGACCGAACTTGCGCCCCAGGAAATGCCCCCCGAGAGCGAACTGGACGAAGACGATCGGCTCAAGCCCGAATTCGTAAGCGCGGTGCTCGATGCGGTGGCGGCAGGCGACAACGAGACCGCGCGGATGCGCGTGGCGCCGCTGCACCCGGCCGATATCGCCGATCTGGTCGAGCTGACACCCGGCGAGCAGCGCCCGGCGCTGGTCTCGGCGATCGCGGACCTGATCGACGGCGACGTTCTCGCCGAGATGAACGACTGGGTCCGCGAGACCCTGGTCGACGCGCTCACCGCCACCCAGGTCGCCGACCTCGCTTCCGAACTCGATACCGACGACGCCGTCGCGATCATCGAGGATATGGACGCCGACGATCAGCGCGAAGTGCTCCGCGCGCTCGATCCCGACGATCGCGCCGCGATCGAGGAGGCATTGTCCTACCCCGAGGAATCCGCAGGCCGGATGATGCAGCGCGAGCTGATCGCGGTGCCCGAACATTGGACCGTCGGCGACGTGCTCGATTATCTGCGCGCCGACGAGGAATTGACGACCGACTTCTGGGAGATTTTCGTCGTCGATCCCGCGCACCACCCGGTGGGCACCTGCGCACTGTCCTGGATCCTGCGCACCCCGCGCGTGGTCTCGATGGCTGACGTCATGAAGCGCGAGCAGACGCTGATCCCGGTCGATATGGACCAGGAGGAAGTGGCGCTGCGCTTCCAGAAATATGCGCTCATTTCCGCCGCGGTGGTCGATCCCAACGGCCGGCTGGTCGGGATGATCACCGTCGACGATGTCGTCCACATCATCTCCGAGGAAGCCGGCGAGGATGCGCTGCTGCTCTCGGGCGCGGGCGAGGGCGACATCAACGAGCCGGTGTTCGACAGCTATAAGAGCCGGGTGCGCTGGCTGATCGCCAATCTGTTCACGGCATTGGTCGCATCGTCGATCATCGCCTTCTTCGGCGCGGCGATCGAGCAGATGGTGGCGCTGGCGATCCTGATGCCGATCGTCGCCTCGATCGGCGGCAATGCCGGCACCCAGACGATGGCGATCGCGGTGCGCGCGCTCGCGACCAACCAGCTGACCCAAACCAACACGCTGCGCACGATCCGCCGGGAGATATTGGTCGCGCTGGCCAACGGCACCACGATCGCAGTTCTGCTGGGGTTGGGCGCAGGGCTGTGGTTCGCCAATCCGCAGCTTGGCGCAGTGATCGCGACCGCGATCGTCGTCAACGTGCTGGTGGCGGGCCTCGCCGGCGTGCTCGTGCCGGTAATGCTCGAACGGCTCAACCAGGATCCGGCGGTGGCATCGACCGTGTTCGTGACCATGATCACCGATTCGATGGGATTTCTGGTGTTCCTGGGGCTGGCGGTGGCAACGGGGCTTGCCGGCTGA
- a CDS encoding MBL fold metallo-hydrolase has product MSNPPMRAAIVPVTPLQQNCTLIWCTRTMRGAFVDPGGDLPKLRAAAGQHGVTIEKILITHGHIDHCGEASAFATELSVPIEGPHPADRFWIDRLEEDGRKYGIPGAPFEPDRWLDGGDQVTVGELTFDVYHCPGHTPGHIVFHHEPSKFALVGDVLFQGSIGRTDFPKSDPRQLIESIVTQLWPLGGDTFFVPGHGAPSSFAQERRSNPFVGDAALSAVG; this is encoded by the coding sequence ATGTCCAATCCCCCGATGCGCGCGGCGATCGTGCCGGTTACGCCGCTCCAGCAAAATTGCACGCTTATATGGTGCACGCGCACGATGCGGGGCGCGTTCGTCGATCCCGGCGGCGACTTGCCCAAGCTGCGCGCTGCCGCCGGCCAGCATGGCGTCACGATTGAAAAGATCCTGATCACCCACGGACATATCGATCATTGCGGCGAGGCGAGTGCCTTCGCGACGGAACTAAGCGTGCCGATCGAAGGGCCGCATCCGGCCGACCGTTTCTGGATCGACCGACTGGAGGAGGATGGTCGCAAATATGGCATCCCAGGCGCGCCGTTCGAACCCGACCGCTGGCTGGACGGGGGTGACCAGGTGACGGTGGGTGAACTGACGTTCGACGTCTATCACTGCCCCGGCCACACGCCGGGCCATATCGTCTTCCACCACGAACCTTCGAAATTCGCGTTGGTCGGCGACGTGCTGTTCCAGGGATCGATCGGGCGGACCGACTTTCCGAAGAGCGACCCCCGGCAGCTGATCGAGTCGATCGTGACGCAGCTCTGGCCGCTCGGCGGCGACACCTTCTTCGTTCCCGGCCATGGCGCGCCCAGCAGCTTCGCACAGGAGCGCCGCAGCAATCCTTTCGTGGGCGATGCGGCGCTTAGCGCAGTGGGCTGA
- a CDS encoding beta-ketoacyl-ACP synthase III, producing MTFRSVIIGTGSFLPANRVSNAQLAERVDTTDEWIVERTGIRFRHIAGEGESTSTLATAACKAALESAGVDATSIDLIVLATATPDQTFPATATRVQTALGIGDCVAFDVAAVCSGFLYALQVADSMIRSGASKRALVIGAETFSRILDWEDRTTCVLFGDGAGAIVLEGQDSAEAGGRGILASRLHADGRHNDLLYVDGGPSTTGTVGKLRMKGREVFRHAVVNLAAVMEETLAAAGLESTQVDWVVPHQANARILDATARKLGLDPARVVVTVDQHANTSAASVPLALDTAVRDGRIKQGDLIVLEAMGGGFTWGAAVMRF from the coding sequence GTGACCTTCCGTTCGGTGATTATCGGTACCGGCTCGTTCCTGCCGGCCAATCGCGTTTCCAATGCCCAGCTCGCCGAGCGAGTCGACACCACCGACGAATGGATCGTCGAGCGCACCGGCATCCGATTTCGCCACATTGCCGGCGAGGGGGAATCGACGAGCACGCTGGCAACCGCGGCGTGCAAGGCCGCGCTCGAATCCGCCGGGGTCGACGCGACCAGCATCGACCTGATCGTGCTGGCCACCGCCACTCCGGACCAGACCTTCCCCGCCACCGCGACTCGGGTGCAGACCGCGCTCGGCATCGGCGATTGCGTCGCCTTCGACGTGGCCGCGGTCTGCTCGGGCTTCCTCTATGCGTTGCAGGTCGCCGATTCGATGATCCGATCGGGCGCCAGCAAGCGCGCGCTGGTGATCGGCGCGGAGACCTTCAGTCGAATCCTCGACTGGGAGGATCGCACCACCTGCGTATTGTTCGGCGACGGCGCCGGGGCGATCGTGCTCGAGGGACAGGATAGCGCCGAAGCGGGCGGACGCGGGATCCTGGCGTCGCGGCTGCACGCCGATGGGCGTCACAACGATCTTCTCTATGTCGACGGCGGCCCCTCCACCACGGGCACCGTCGGCAAGCTGCGCATGAAGGGACGCGAAGTCTTTCGACACGCGGTGGTCAATCTTGCCGCGGTGATGGAGGAAACGCTTGCCGCGGCCGGATTGGAATCCACGCAGGTCGATTGGGTGGTTCCCCACCAGGCCAATGCCCGCATCCTTGACGCCACCGCTCGCAAGCTGGGGCTCGACCCTGCCAGGGTCGTGGTCACCGTCGACCAGCATGCCAACACCTCCGCCGCGTCGGTGCCATTGGCGCTCGATACCGCGGTGCGCGACGGACGGATCAAGCAAGGCGATCTGATCGTGCTTGAAGCGATGGGCGGCGGCTTCACTTGGGGTGCGGCGGTCATGCGCTTCTAG
- the msrA gene encoding peptide-methionine (S)-S-oxide reductase MsrA codes for MRIWTIPAAAVAAALFLAPASSGAERAVPIPAPAKDVTGAKGAQVAIFAGGCFWGMEAVFQSMKGVQSVTNGYAGGTRATATYAQVSTERTRHAEAIRIVYDPAKVSYGTLLRVYFSVAHDPTQLNRQGPDTGPSYRSAIFPQNVVQRQVAAAYIAQLGRAKAYPRAIVTKVESGAFFPAEAYHQDFFWKNPNHPYITRWDKPKVAAFRAAFPSLAS; via the coding sequence ATGCGCATATGGACGATCCCCGCCGCGGCGGTCGCAGCCGCTCTGTTCCTCGCTCCCGCTTCCTCGGGCGCCGAGCGCGCAGTGCCGATTCCGGCGCCCGCGAAGGACGTCACCGGCGCCAAGGGCGCGCAGGTCGCGATATTCGCCGGCGGCTGCTTCTGGGGCATGGAGGCGGTCTTCCAGTCGATGAAGGGCGTCCAGTCGGTCACCAACGGCTATGCCGGCGGCACCCGCGCGACCGCCACCTATGCCCAGGTCTCGACAGAGCGCACCCGCCATGCCGAGGCGATCCGCATCGTCTATGATCCCGCCAAGGTGAGCTACGGCACGTTGTTGCGCGTCTATTTCTCGGTCGCGCACGATCCGACCCAGCTCAACCGCCAGGGCCCCGATACCGGCCCCAGCTATCGCTCCGCGATCTTCCCGCAGAATGTGGTCCAGCGCCAGGTCGCCGCCGCCTATATCGCCCAGCTCGGGCGCGCTAAGGCCTATCCGCGGGCGATCGTGACCAAGGTCGAAAGCGGCGCCTTCTTCCCGGCAGAGGCCTATCATCAGGACTTCTTCTGGAAGAACCCCAACCACCCCTATATCACCCGCTGGGACAAGCCCAAGGTTGCGGCGTTCCGTGCGGCCTTCCCGAGCCTGGCGAGCTAG
- a CDS encoding peptidylprolyl isomerase, whose translation MSDSTTLVLTLDGGDVRIKLRPDLAPKHVERITKLAGDGFYDGTVFHRVIDGFMAQGGDPSGTGMGGSKEPNLAAEFNAEPHVRGVCSMARTMDPNTANSQFFICLDDATFLDRQYTVWGEVIEGMEHVDALPKGEPPRSPGKIVKASVE comes from the coding sequence GTGTCCGATTCCACCACGCTCGTCTTGACCCTCGACGGCGGCGATGTGCGCATCAAGCTGCGCCCCGATCTCGCCCCCAAGCATGTCGAGCGGATCACCAAGCTCGCCGGCGACGGCTTCTACGACGGCACCGTCTTCCACCGCGTGATCGACGGCTTCATGGCGCAGGGCGGCGATCCCTCGGGCACCGGCATGGGCGGCTCGAAGGAGCCCAACCTCGCCGCCGAGTTCAACGCCGAGCCGCACGTCCGCGGTGTCTGCTCGATGGCGCGGACGATGGATCCGAACACCGCCAACTCGCAATTCTTCATCTGCCTCGACGATGCGACCTTCCTCGACCGTCAATATACTGTCTGGGGCGAAGTGATCGAAGGCATGGAACATGTCGACGCCCTCCCCAAGGGCGAGCCGCCCCGCAGCCCCGGCAAGATCGTCAAGGCAAGCGTCGAGTAA
- the rpmF gene encoding 50S ribosomal protein L32: MAVPKRKTSPSKRGMRRSHDSLSVEAFNECSNCGELKRPHHLCTACGHYNGREVIAAEG; the protein is encoded by the coding sequence ATGGCCGTTCCCAAGAGAAAGACCTCGCCTTCCAAGCGCGGCATGCGCCGGTCGCACGATTCGCTCAGCGTCGAGGCATTCAACGAATGCTCCAACTGCGGCGAACTGAAGCGCCCCCATCATCTGTGCACGGCGTGCGGCCATTATAACGGCCGCGAAGTCATCGCTGCCGAGGGCTGA
- a CDS encoding MAPEG family protein, whose protein sequence is MFFLPVALVTAGAAALINFWLGLRISQLRISEKILVGDGGNPRMVARMRAHLNFAEYAPIVLILIALVEMARGTQYWLWIVAAVFIVGRVLHGFGMDGWRIGRMLGILSTMLVMLGLAAYAVYLGYTGLSPLR, encoded by the coding sequence ATGTTTTTCCTGCCAGTCGCACTTGTCACCGCGGGCGCCGCGGCGCTGATCAACTTCTGGCTGGGTCTGCGGATCAGCCAGTTGCGCATTTCCGAGAAGATCCTGGTCGGCGACGGTGGCAATCCCCGGATGGTGGCGCGGATGCGCGCGCATCTGAACTTCGCCGAATATGCGCCGATCGTCCTCATCCTGATCGCCCTGGTCGAAATGGCGCGCGGCACCCAATATTGGCTGTGGATCGTCGCCGCTGTCTTCATCGTCGGCCGCGTGCTGCACGGATTCGGGATGGATGGATGGCGAATCGGCCGGATGCTCGGCATCCTCAGCACGATGCTGGTGATGCTCGGGCTCGCCGCCTACGCCGTCTATCTCGGCTATACGGGTCTCAGCCCACTGCGCTAA
- the pabB gene encoding aminodeoxychorismate synthase component I codes for MRLPAPPFVLLDDARGDGAPARLYADPVEIIEAYGAAQVACAFERLRAARAQGLHAAGYLEYGGEALWFGLFPDFVELDPCQIEQLLPDSAGAWAAAPEPQIASRDYRAAFARVADYIAAGDIYQANLTFRATVRYEGGEAALYALLRARSRAGYGALIATGSRWLLSFSPELFFALDAGQLTARPMKGTAVRAAEPREDAALAYTLGEDSKQRAENLMIVDLMRNDLARVSQPGSVAVPRLFHVETYPTVHQMVSTVTGRLSEGLDAIDALESLFPCGSVTGAPKIRAMQIISQVEDSPRGVYTGAIGRLDANGDAMFNVAIRTLTIEQPGRALLGLGSGVVADSQAESEWQECLAKGAFVTAGEPGFDLIETMAFDPERGMPLLERHLARMKASALAFGFEFDRHNARNDLQAATFRLRGASRVRLLLARSGALAIGISPLPAPPDGPARVAIRPLEVAPDDFRLRHKTSRRGFYDSARAASGAWEVLFVDRDGYLTEGSFTTLFVERDGVLVTPPLARGLLPGVLRAELIDSGRAVEGDLRPEDLAEGFFLGNALRGLVTAVTVAEPANAHV; via the coding sequence ATGCGGCTGCCGGCCCCTCCTTTCGTGCTTTTGGACGACGCCCGCGGCGACGGCGCGCCGGCGCGGCTTTATGCTGATCCGGTCGAGATCATAGAAGCGTACGGGGCCGCGCAGGTTGCGTGCGCCTTCGAGCGCCTGCGCGCGGCGCGAGCGCAGGGCCTGCATGCCGCCGGCTATCTTGAATATGGCGGCGAGGCGCTCTGGTTTGGCCTTTTCCCGGACTTTGTCGAACTGGACCCTTGCCAGATCGAGCAACTATTGCCCGATTCCGCCGGCGCCTGGGCCGCCGCCCCCGAGCCTCAGATCGCCTCCCGCGACTATCGGGCCGCGTTCGCACGCGTCGCAGACTATATCGCTGCGGGCGACATCTATCAGGCGAACCTCACCTTTCGCGCCACCGTGCGCTACGAAGGCGGAGAGGCGGCGCTCTATGCGCTACTTCGCGCCCGCTCGCGCGCCGGCTATGGCGCGCTGATCGCCACCGGTTCGCGTTGGCTGCTGAGCTTTTCCCCCGAACTTTTCTTCGCGCTAGACGCGGGGCAGCTGACCGCGCGACCGATGAAGGGCACGGCGGTGCGGGCTGCCGAGCCCCGCGAAGACGCCGCGCTCGCTTATACCCTCGGCGAGGATTCGAAGCAGCGCGCTGAAAATCTGATGATCGTCGATTTGATGCGCAACGATCTCGCCCGGGTCTCGCAGCCGGGCAGCGTGGCGGTGCCCCGGTTGTTCCACGTGGAAACCTATCCCACCGTCCATCAGATGGTCTCCACGGTGACCGGCCGATTGAGCGAGGGCCTGGATGCAATCGATGCCCTCGAGTCGCTCTTCCCCTGTGGATCTGTGACCGGCGCTCCCAAGATCCGCGCAATGCAGATAATATCCCAAGTCGAGGATAGCCCGCGCGGGGTCTATACAGGTGCAATCGGCAGGCTGGATGCGAATGGCGATGCTATGTTCAACGTGGCGATTCGGACGCTTACGATCGAGCAGCCAGGCAGGGCGCTGCTCGGGCTCGGCTCGGGAGTGGTCGCCGATTCGCAGGCAGAGTCCGAATGGCAGGAATGCCTGGCAAAGGGTGCCTTCGTGACCGCAGGCGAGCCCGGCTTCGACTTGATCGAGACGATGGCCTTCGATCCCGAGCGCGGCATGCCGCTGCTGGAGCGCCATCTCGCCCGGATGAAGGCCAGTGCATTGGCGTTCGGCTTCGAGTTCGATCGTCACAACGCGCGCAACGACCTCCAGGCCGCCACTTTCCGCTTGCGGGGCGCTTCGAGAGTGCGGCTGCTCCTGGCCCGATCGGGGGCGCTGGCGATCGGCATCAGCCCGCTACCGGCGCCGCCCGATGGGCCGGCGCGCGTCGCCATCCGCCCGCTCGAAGTTGCGCCGGACGACTTTCGACTGCGCCATAAAACGAGTCGCCGCGGCTTCTACGATAGCGCGCGCGCGGCCTCCGGCGCCTGGGAAGTTTTGTTCGTGGATCGGGACGGCTATCTGACCGAAGGCAGCTTCACGACTCTGTTCGTCGAGCGCGACGGCGTGCTGGTCACCCCGCCGCTTGCGCGGGGCCTGCTCCCCGGCGTGCTCCGCGCGGAGTTGATCGACAGCGGCCGTGCTGTCGAGGGCGATCTGCGCCCGGAGGATCTGGCGGAGGGGTTCTTCCTCGGTAACGCGCTGCGGGGATTGGTAACGGCCGTTACAGTTGCGGAACCAGCGAACGCCCACGTATAG